TTCCGCCGATCGTCGAGTGACACGGCATTGAGTACTCTAGATCGCTCGAGAGCTTCAGCGCCGGTTGATCAGGAACTCCTGGACCTTGCCGTCCCGCGACCGGTAGAGGATCGCCTGGGCGGGGGTCGCCCCGATCGAGAGGCGGAAGCTCGCGACCTCCATCTCACCGCGCTCGCGCAATCCCACGAGCTCGAGCCCGCTCACTTCCCCGAGCTCTTGGAGCGAGGCGGCGGCCGCCCGGAGCCGCTCCGGGGTGATATAGATGCCGTACTCCTCCCCGAGCGCCTCGCGATCGACGCTGCCGCGGCGGAGCTGCTCGAGGAGCGCCGACGCGACCTCGAGCGCCGGCGGGCCCGCGATGCCGGGAAGCCCCCCCGGGCGCGGGAGCAGCTTCGCCAGGATGGCGTCGGGCAGGTCGCCCAGGGCGGCGAAGTCCACGCTCGCGAGGACTACCACCGCGGATCGAGTGGACGGCACGAAAGCGTTGCTGGCGACGAAGCCGCTGAGCGCGCCCCCATGGGAGAGCACCGTCGCTCCGCCCATCGAGCGGATCCGGAGCCCGCAGCCGTAGTCGCTCGAGCTTCCGTCCGAAAGCCGGCGCGGTGTGGTCATCACGGCGTACGACTCTTTCGATACGATCTTTCCGTCCATGAGCGCGAGATCCCAAGCGAGCAGATCCTTCGGCGTGGACCAGATCCCACCCGCAGCGCCGATCCATCCGTCCCCTTCCGCGATGGCGGGTTTGGGGGACGCGAGGGCGAACGACGTGTAACCCTGGGCGAGCCCGGGCTCGCTGCGCTCCGGCTCGTACCGCGTGGAGCGCATGCCGAGTGGATC
This is a stretch of genomic DNA from Vicinamibacteria bacterium. It encodes these proteins:
- a CDS encoding serine hydrolase domain-containing protein → MKPSAIAVLAALTLLIRPVEPSAQPLDLASLDAELARVVREKHIPGLSVGVMHEGRVILAKAYGVSSLETGEPLTPETLLAVGSVTKEFTCTAALLLAEEGKLAMDEKVAKYFPELTRASDITLLDLGQHVSGYRDYYPLDFVHRDMARPRPSDDVIQEYASRPLDFEPGSRYSYSNTGYLMLGRVVERVSGESFGSFLSRRILDPLGMRSTRYEPERSEPGLAQGYTSFALASPKPAIAEGDGWIGAAGGIWSTPKDLLAWDLALMDGKIVSKESYAVMTTPRRLSDGSSSDYGCGLRIRSMGGATVLSHGGALSGFVASNAFVPSTRSAVVVLASVDFAALGDLPDAILAKLLPRPGGLPGIAGPPALEVASALLEQLRRGSVDREALGEEYGIYITPERLRAAAASLQELGEVSGLELVGLRERGEMEVASFRLSIGATPAQAILYRSRDGKVQEFLINRR